A section of the Bacillus sp. HSf4 genome encodes:
- the spxO gene encoding anti-adapter protein SpxO — protein MKEIDEMISRLRSRGIKVDKVKYPKHMLSEKKWLKKQKKAIKPNYRDFNGYSFI, from the coding sequence ATGAAAGAAATCGATGAAATGATCAGCCGCCTGCGCAGCAGGGGAATCAAAGTGGACAAAGTCAAATACCCCAAACACATGCTGTCGGAAAAGAAATGGCTGAAAAAGCAAAAGAAAGCGATCAAACCGAACTACCGCGATTTCAACGGCTATTCGTTTATATAA
- a CDS encoding HAMP domain-containing sensor histidine kinase, with protein sequence MKNKSLAFQIWAVICGILLTVSIFLIFLFSSTLRNFFTDEIYTNIENEQHVLTEYGFSDSPEREFGGGNGSRSTNRYVQHVLLPENGTVYQSPQILPDSFIKKVQKLGKKQTASSKRYSENVNGKHVFFVLKKFRTQDETFLLLSYALDSYRDDLSYTLFKQLLFILIVVILLSWIPSIWLAKYLSRPLVTLEKHVKRISKQDWDDPVIVDREDEIGKLGHTIEDMRQKLIQKDETERTLLQNISHDLKTPVMVIRGYTQSIKDGIYPKGDLENTIHVIEGEAEKLEKKIKDLLYLTKLDYLLRQERQYGTFDIQKVIKEVVERLRWSKKELIWKVDFEEETMLTGDQEQWSKLMENVLENQIRYAETRIEISVKSAKTYTMIIIKNDGPHIEEEMLSSLYEPFNKGKKGEFGIGLSIVKRILTLHQADMTIRNDETGVCYTISVPKK encoded by the coding sequence ATGAAAAATAAATCGCTCGCATTTCAAATCTGGGCGGTCATTTGCGGAATTTTATTAACCGTCTCGATTTTCCTTATATTCTTATTTTCATCGACGTTACGAAACTTTTTCACAGATGAGATTTATACAAACATTGAAAATGAGCAGCACGTCCTGACGGAATACGGATTTTCCGATTCACCCGAAAGGGAATTTGGCGGAGGCAATGGCTCGCGAAGCACGAACCGCTATGTACAGCATGTTCTGCTGCCCGAAAACGGGACGGTCTACCAAAGTCCGCAGATTTTGCCGGATTCGTTTATCAAGAAAGTGCAAAAACTGGGTAAAAAACAGACGGCATCTTCAAAGAGATATTCAGAAAATGTCAATGGCAAGCATGTTTTCTTTGTGCTCAAAAAATTCAGGACCCAGGATGAGACGTTTCTATTATTGTCATATGCGCTTGATTCCTACAGGGATGACTTATCATATACCCTGTTCAAACAGCTTCTGTTTATTTTGATCGTCGTCATTTTGCTAAGCTGGATACCATCGATTTGGCTGGCAAAGTATTTATCAAGGCCGCTTGTGACGCTGGAAAAGCATGTCAAACGGATTTCAAAACAGGATTGGGACGATCCGGTCATCGTCGACAGGGAGGATGAAATCGGAAAGCTCGGACATACCATTGAGGATATGCGCCAGAAACTGATTCAAAAGGATGAGACAGAGCGGACGCTCCTGCAAAACATCTCCCACGATCTGAAAACGCCCGTCATGGTGATCCGCGGATATACCCAGTCAATCAAAGACGGCATTTATCCGAAAGGCGATTTGGAAAACACGATTCATGTTATCGAAGGTGAAGCTGAAAAGCTGGAAAAGAAAATCAAAGACCTCTTGTACCTCACAAAGCTCGATTATTTGCTGAGACAGGAAAGACAATACGGAACGTTTGATATACAAAAGGTGATAAAAGAAGTTGTTGAACGCTTGAGATGGTCTAAAAAAGAACTGATCTGGAAGGTTGATTTTGAAGAGGAAACAATGTTGACAGGCGATCAAGAACAATGGAGCAAGCTGATGGAAAACGTTCTTGAAAACCAGATCCGCTATGCGGAAACACGTATCGAAATCAGCGTGAAATCTGCGAAAACATATACGATGATCATCATCAAAAATGACGGTCCCCACATTGAAGAAGAGATGCTTTCCAGCCTGTACGAGCCTTTTAATAAAGGGAAGAAAGGCGAATTTGGCATTGGGCTCAGCATCGTCAAACGAATTTTGACTCTTCATCAAGCTGATATGACCATTCGAAATGATGAAACAGGTGTTTGTTACACGATATCCGTTCCTAAAAAATAG
- a CDS encoding TetR/AcrR family transcriptional regulator, giving the protein MREKERVIIETAIKLFAKKGYSSTSVQEIAKECQISKGAFYIYFKSKEALLLSVLHYYYDKIFTRIQKIQTENDNPRDVYRKQLAVFFENILEHKEFITMQFNERSLPINEEIESFAKKMRTTTLKLHMENIRQIYGKDIEPYSAELCFMINGMSDVYLELMILLHHSIDLHLLADHLLNRLDDLAEGIMKRNEMPLISIEEADKWFGPFYTFDPLKEALLKEMRIKADKRYQGAPPSDLTESLGILDKELRKQKPRNAIIKGMLYNIKEYEALQKEAVKLAELLRKKPETNDQRLL; this is encoded by the coding sequence GTGAGAGAAAAAGAGAGAGTCATAATCGAAACAGCGATTAAGCTATTTGCCAAAAAAGGGTATAGTTCTACATCGGTACAGGAAATTGCAAAGGAATGCCAAATCTCAAAAGGCGCTTTCTATATCTATTTCAAATCAAAAGAAGCGCTTCTCCTTTCAGTGCTTCATTATTACTACGATAAAATATTTACCCGAATCCAAAAAATTCAAACGGAAAATGACAATCCACGGGACGTCTACCGGAAACAGCTCGCCGTATTTTTTGAAAATATTCTTGAGCATAAAGAATTCATCACCATGCAGTTCAATGAACGCTCGCTGCCGATCAATGAAGAGATTGAATCTTTCGCCAAAAAAATGCGGACGACAACGCTTAAGCTCCATATGGAAAACATCCGCCAAATTTACGGCAAAGATATTGAACCGTACAGCGCCGAACTCTGCTTTATGATCAACGGAATGAGCGACGTATATCTTGAATTGATGATTTTGCTGCACCATTCTATTGATCTTCACCTTCTCGCAGACCATCTGCTGAACCGTCTTGACGACTTGGCCGAAGGAATCATGAAGCGAAACGAAATGCCGCTCATTTCCATCGAAGAAGCTGACAAGTGGTTCGGGCCTTTCTATACGTTCGATCCGCTCAAAGAAGCCCTGCTTAAAGAAATGCGGATCAAAGCAGACAAGCGCTATCAAGGGGCCCCGCCTTCCGATCTGACTGAAAGCCTCGGTATTTTGGACAAAGAGCTGCGGAAACAAAAGCCTAGAAACGCGATCATTAAAGGCATGCTGTATAATATAAAGGAATACGAAGCGCTGCAAAAAGAAGCGGTCAAACTCGCCGAATTGCTCAGAAAAAAACCGGAAACGAATGATCAGCGGCTCCTTTAA
- the fumC gene encoding class II fumarate hydratase, with protein MDYRIEKDTMGEVKVPADKFWGAQTQRSKENFKIGSEKMPQEIVYAFAILKRSAAIANEKLGNLEAEKAEAIVSVCDDILKGKYDSHFPLVVWQTGSGTQSNMNMNEVVANRGTAYLEEKGSSLKIHPNDDVNRSQSSNDTFPTAMHVAAVLAIYEKLVPAIDRLRNTLNEKAESYQDVVKIGRTHLQDATPLTLGQEISGWVYMLDRSKEMILEATEKIRELAIGGTAVGTGINAHPEFGSKVAEEISSLTGQTFRSSPNKFHALTSHDELTHVHGALKALAADLMKIANDVRWLASGPRCGIGELIIPENEPGSSIMPGKVNPTQSEALTMVASQIMGNDATIGFAASQGNFELNVFKPVIIYNFLQSVQLLADGMNSFHDKCAVGIEPNQKTIDKNLTNSLMLVTALNPHIGYENAAKIAKLAHKEGLTLKEAALKLNLLTEEQFDEVVKPEEMVKPKA; from the coding sequence GTGGATTACAGAATTGAAAAAGATACGATGGGTGAAGTCAAAGTTCCCGCTGATAAGTTTTGGGGGGCGCAAACCCAGCGAAGCAAGGAGAACTTTAAAATCGGTTCTGAGAAAATGCCGCAGGAAATTGTGTATGCGTTTGCAATTTTAAAAAGAAGCGCAGCCATCGCCAATGAAAAACTCGGAAATCTCGAAGCGGAAAAGGCCGAAGCCATCGTGTCCGTTTGCGACGACATTTTGAAAGGCAAATATGACAGCCATTTCCCTCTTGTTGTCTGGCAGACCGGAAGCGGTACGCAAAGCAACATGAATATGAATGAAGTCGTCGCCAACAGAGGTACGGCCTATCTTGAGGAAAAAGGGTCAAGCCTGAAAATCCACCCGAACGATGATGTCAACCGCAGCCAAAGCTCAAACGACACCTTCCCGACAGCGATGCACGTCGCAGCGGTTCTGGCGATTTACGAAAAGCTTGTTCCGGCGATTGACCGCTTAAGAAACACGCTGAATGAAAAGGCGGAAAGCTATCAGGATGTCGTCAAAATCGGCCGCACCCACCTGCAGGATGCGACACCTCTTACACTGGGACAGGAGATCAGCGGCTGGGTGTATATGCTTGACCGCTCTAAGGAAATGATTCTGGAAGCGACCGAGAAAATCCGCGAACTTGCCATCGGAGGCACGGCGGTTGGAACAGGGATCAACGCCCATCCGGAATTCGGCAGCAAGGTTGCCGAAGAAATCAGCAGCCTGACCGGGCAGACTTTCAGAAGCTCGCCGAACAAATTCCACGCGCTGACAAGCCATGATGAGCTGACACACGTGCATGGCGCTCTTAAAGCGCTTGCAGCCGACCTGATGAAAATCGCCAATGATGTCAGATGGCTGGCGAGCGGACCGCGCTGCGGAATCGGCGAGCTGATCATTCCTGAAAATGAACCGGGAAGCTCCATTATGCCGGGCAAAGTAAACCCTACACAAAGCGAAGCCTTGACAATGGTCGCCTCCCAAATCATGGGGAATGACGCAACGATCGGCTTTGCGGCAAGTCAGGGGAATTTTGAATTGAATGTCTTCAAGCCGGTGATCATTTATAATTTCCTGCAATCGGTTCAGCTCCTCGCCGACGGCATGAATTCATTCCACGACAAATGCGCCGTGGGCATTGAACCGAATCAGAAGACAATCGATAAGAACCTGACGAACTCTCTGATGCTTGTCACCGCTTTAAATCCGCATATCGGCTATGAAAATGCGGCGAAGATCGCGAAGCTGGCTCATAAAGAGGGATTGACCCTGAAAGAAGCGGCGCTTAAACTGAATCTGTTAACAGAAGAACAGTTTGATGAGGTCGTGAAACCTGAAGAAATGGTAAAACCGAAAGCATAG
- a CDS encoding spore germination protein, which translates to MNQSEFKDHIHENLSLLLPHLEQNDDLVQNKKMLDSGIIFYFLYFRELNDDTKIQKAAKTLCTDGSSLTLEDVRLRLNKLNAEPIRKEKDAINAIFQGKCLLLVNGMNTVFSLPTFAKKKRSLGEVNTENVVRGPKVGFIEDVETNVALIRQRVPDQDLIVEKMPIGKSKLKHATILYINGKADKAIITDLKKRLKKVQLDDIQDSGVLEELIEDNKFSPFPQIQNTERPDKVSSALFNGRIAIFVDYSPFALIVPASFGMVMQSPDDYYERWIATTLIRFLRFSSIFITLFLSAFYISLVSFHQGMLPTALAVTIASTRENVPFPPLLEALIMEVTIELLREAGLRLPNPLGQTIGLVGGVVIGQAAVQANIVSSVMVIIVSIIALASFTVPQYGMGLSFRVLRFISMIVAAVFGLYGIILWMMVIFTHLVRQRSFGIPYFNPNHFFSLKHSDEAIIRLPTKNREVSHQNGAKKSARSD; encoded by the coding sequence ATGAATCAGTCGGAGTTTAAGGATCATATCCACGAAAATCTCAGTTTGCTTCTTCCTCATCTCGAGCAAAACGATGACCTCGTTCAAAACAAAAAAATGCTGGACAGCGGCATCATTTTCTATTTTTTGTATTTTCGCGAACTGAATGATGACACCAAAATTCAGAAAGCCGCCAAAACGCTGTGCACTGATGGAAGTTCTCTCACACTGGAAGACGTCCGCCTCCGCTTAAACAAACTGAACGCCGAGCCCATCCGCAAGGAAAAAGATGCGATAAACGCGATTTTTCAAGGAAAGTGCCTCCTGTTGGTAAACGGCATGAATACCGTTTTTTCGCTGCCGACATTTGCAAAAAAGAAAAGAAGCCTCGGAGAGGTCAATACAGAAAATGTCGTCAGAGGGCCGAAAGTCGGCTTTATCGAAGACGTGGAGACAAATGTGGCGCTCATCAGGCAGCGCGTTCCTGATCAGGATTTGATCGTTGAGAAGATGCCGATCGGTAAAAGCAAGCTGAAACACGCAACCATTTTATATATAAACGGCAAAGCGGACAAGGCGATCATCACCGATCTGAAAAAGCGTTTGAAAAAGGTTCAGCTTGATGACATTCAAGATTCGGGTGTGCTTGAAGAACTGATTGAAGACAACAAGTTTTCACCGTTTCCGCAGATTCAAAACACAGAAAGACCTGATAAAGTATCGTCCGCACTGTTCAACGGTCGGATCGCCATCTTTGTCGATTATTCGCCGTTTGCTTTGATCGTTCCGGCATCGTTCGGCATGGTGATGCAGTCTCCGGACGATTATTACGAGCGGTGGATCGCCACGACCCTGATCAGGTTTTTAAGGTTCAGCTCGATTTTTATCACCTTGTTTTTATCGGCTTTTTATATATCCCTCGTTTCATTTCACCAGGGGATGCTGCCGACCGCTCTTGCTGTAACCATTGCCAGCACGCGGGAAAATGTTCCGTTTCCTCCGCTGCTTGAAGCGCTGATTATGGAAGTGACGATTGAGCTTTTAAGGGAAGCGGGTTTAAGACTTCCAAACCCGCTCGGCCAGACGATCGGTTTAGTCGGAGGCGTGGTCATCGGTCAGGCGGCCGTTCAAGCGAATATTGTCAGCTCGGTCATGGTGATCATCGTCAGCATCATCGCTCTTGCTTCATTCACGGTTCCTCAATATGGGATGGGGCTGTCGTTTCGGGTGCTGCGCTTTATTTCCATGATTGTCGCTGCCGTGTTCGGACTGTACGGGATCATTTTATGGATGATGGTGATCTTCACCCATTTGGTGAGGCAGCGAAGCTTTGGCATCCCGTATTTTAATCCCAACCATTTTTTCAGCTTAAAACATTCGGATGAAGCGATCATTCGTTTACCGACAAAGAATCGTGAGGTGAGTCATCAAAATGGGGCAAAAAAATCAGCACGATCG
- a CDS encoding response regulator transcription factor yields the protein MSYTIYLVEDEENLNELLTKYLESEGWHVTSFLNGESARQKIGQSPHLWILDIMLPDIDGYTLIKEIKNEDPDVPVIFISARDADIDRVLGLELGSSDYISKPFLPRELIIRVQKLLKLIYKEDPSAKKKGTAVSVYEVFEDLREVYEKDMMINLTSKEFDLLLLFMNNQGRAFSREDILTSVWGDDYFGTDRVVDDLVRRLRKKMPELKVETIYGFGYRMLKS from the coding sequence TTGTCATACACCATTTATCTAGTTGAAGATGAAGAGAATTTAAATGAATTGCTGACAAAATATTTAGAAAGCGAAGGCTGGCACGTCACTTCTTTTCTGAATGGTGAAAGCGCCAGGCAAAAAATCGGCCAGTCACCTCATTTATGGATTCTCGATATTATGTTACCAGATATCGACGGCTATACGCTAATAAAAGAAATAAAAAATGAAGATCCCGATGTTCCCGTCATCTTTATTTCCGCACGGGATGCGGATATCGACAGGGTGCTCGGTCTGGAACTCGGCAGCAGCGATTATATTTCCAAGCCGTTTCTTCCGCGCGAATTGATCATCCGCGTTCAGAAGCTTCTCAAGCTTATATATAAAGAAGACCCGTCCGCAAAGAAAAAAGGAACGGCTGTTTCCGTCTATGAAGTCTTCGAGGATCTGAGGGAAGTCTATGAAAAGGACATGATGATTAATCTGACATCAAAGGAATTCGACCTTCTGCTCCTCTTTATGAACAACCAGGGCCGCGCCTTTTCAAGAGAGGATATTCTCACCAGCGTCTGGGGAGATGATTACTTTGGGACAGACCGGGTTGTGGACGACCTTGTCAGAAGACTGCGCAAAAAAATGCCTGAACTCAAAGTGGAGACGATCTACGGGTTTGGATACAGGATGTTGAAATCATGA
- a CDS encoding YvzF family protein produces the protein MAQIRLTGKSEEIERIIQSFSKHYDVSYVSKEYGRTNPKYKYAKDSRVYIELKLK, from the coding sequence TTGGCGCAGATCAGGCTTACGGGGAAGTCGGAGGAGATTGAACGCATTATCCAATCTTTTTCAAAGCATTATGACGTATCATACGTTTCAAAGGAATACGGAAGGACAAATCCGAAATATAAATATGCAAAAGATTCGCGAGTTTATATTGAGCTAAAATTAAAATAA